The genome window TGCATCATTTAAATTTTATATGTAGTGTATGTGAGGGTTCACAAAAGAAGTGGATACTTACACCCGGGCGGCGTTCAGAATACTTCAGGTCCTGGGTGTCCAATACAAAAAACCTCTCTTTGTAGTTACATGGTGATGTTCTCTTCTTTTGCTGAGATTTTTTAATCATAGTTCCCTTCAAAATCACCCTGGGAAACATGGTAACAACACTGTGAGAAACAATGGTGGCTCTTGcctgacggagagagagagactgattgCCTCGCAGCgacagaaaaaaagcagtgGATGACAAACCTGATAGAAGACGTGAAGCTTCCGGCATAAAGTTGTTGCACTCGGTAAACCACATCCTTACGGCATGAAATGGGTTGTGctattgcacacacacacacacacacacacacacacacacacactgtacaagcAGTCACATGCACTTTCACTTAGTATGTCGCAATAAGTCAGTGTGTAGGGTGTGCAATAGTAGAAAGGCCATTCTTTAATCTCTGCACTTTTGAACATTTTCCACCAAAATATGCACTTTGAAGGAAATAATGTATCCTGTTTATGGCAAAaaaattttctttaaaaaaaaaaaatgtttgacgGGTGTTCATGTTAAAACAATAGACAGTATAAACTGGGTTTCATGATCAAAACAACACCTATGGAACACTTTAAACttacttgaaaacaaaattaatgaaCTACTGTGTATTCAAACTAAGACGTTAGGTGATGTTTAATGTTTAGGCATTGgaatttccacattttttcaGTTGCAATGAAGATTAAGGAGAAGTGTTTTGTGTGagataatgttattttttctgtatatGTACAATTTGCCTTGTTTCTTTGATAAAACCTAACTGTCACCATATTGTCTCTTTTAaacagtacagtaaaatatttttgctgGGATTATATGGCTTATGTTAGAAACACAATGTTGATTATAGCTTCAAACCAAAATAGAGTTGAGTTCCAAAAATAATGAAGGGAAAAGGAGGGTTTGGATCTTGTTCAGAAATAAGAGAGAGCAGGCTTTTAGAAAGTTAAAAAGCTGGAAACTGAAACCATTCCTCCTGACAAAGATTTAGAAGATTTAGATGGATGCTATAGCACCACCATCTGGAAAATTGTTCCTACAATGTATCCTTCATTCAAATTTTGGATGACAATGGACTTCTGGTTTGTATTAATTTTCACTGAGGGTAATGTACCTAAAGAAAGACTGGGGAGAACATGAAGACAATATTACAAAATCAGGGTTGagaattaacccataagaacccagactcAGTAacccttaaaggaaaattatgggggatatatcacagaccaagtggaccacatagaacacatttatgatgtgtttttttaaagatgtcaaagatctgtcattgggtgtttatggtatttatgtttatgatatttcttattttaaaataataataaaaaatagacacatttacttacttactttttacttacagagacacaaatgtacctttttctttgcatctccacaacggttatcaaaattgtgacattcatagtgctgtttaacaataaattatttttcagatttttaaaaacaaataaccatttgcctttttgtttgcatctccataacatatataaaaattgtgactttattttgttcaggaaatatggtcagaacaagttaaatgcaatacaggacaccctatttaCGGAtttgaattgttaaatgggtttaaacttagcattgtaacaaaaaataagcttggTGAAATTagcttctttttcacatttctgtttccagtcacagccacattttggagaagtcgcttcttgtcaaagtcacatgactgtcACCACACCAGGGTTTTGAGTatacgtcacttagggatttaatgagttaatgtgaagcataaagctgaatatgggagattaaagaagatttaaagtgtttgttacacgggtgtcaccatgggttcttatgggtctCTACATTTAGTGAATTTTTGAAATGTCGAATATTTGTATCTCCTGTATTCTCTATActttacttaattaaaataaacatatcaaGTCTGCTGTGGAGTGGGAAATGTGAAGAATTGAGTTATATGTGAGGAGCATTCAGATAATCTATCTACAACAAATCATGTTTCATACTTACAATTATTACGACCAATCAACGTTCAGTTTGTAAGTCACATACCATCCAATCCGCACGACCAAGAAATGGTCACGAGCCCAGTACAGCCAATGAAATTGAGACTAAGAGAAAGGTTCATGTCAGTGAATGGAAAGCGCTAAGCTAGTCATGAGCTAACTGTCCGATTAGATACTGGGACATTTCATATTTAAAGTCTACATTTAGCAACTGAGGACTCGATCAAAAGGTGCGTAGAAGTAACACCGCTGCCTTCTTCATTCTCTTATTTTGTGAGTTAGTTGGCGATACTGACGCAACTAAGCTACTTAGCAGACGTACTGCTAGCCCAACATTAGCCACATAGCTAACTAGTTAGCTACGTTTTTCTCTCACCAGCAGTAGTTCTGCCAACGCTTACGTCTGGAAGAGCGACAcattgttagaaataatctgttattctgtctctgttgtatGTCTCTGTGCATGGGGATCACTGTCTCATTGactaggtcactatctatgccTGCGTAATTCacgaactgtgtgtgtgccctctctatgcatttatagcATAGAGAGAGGGCATGATAgagaggagatgatttaggcaaaaaaacaaacaattttgacaaaaaatgactaaagcgATTATTTTAAAAGTGTGACGATGTATAGATCaatcatgcaagatgcttttgatacaatgatcatgtactaatattgttttaaaactatgattactctagattcatttattttatctgtctAAACTTTCTgtgtcctatttagagtaaaattctataatcacaaaaatatatattttacgttttatattttatgtggacATTGCAAACATTCACAAAGACAATAGATGTTTtagataataattaataatatgtgATCACCAATTGATCGAAGTGACGACAGTTAATAACGTAAGTAACATTAGTGGCAGCGGAGCTGGCTTGTTATGTTAGCCTTCAGCTGTACTGACAACAAACAGGCTGAGTTTGTTCCTCCATAACTTTATATATGTGAAGATGATATCAGCGGTGCTGCCAAATGTTGCCTCCATTTTCGACAAAAGCcaaatatacatacaatatatttcCAGAGGTTGAAACTAAGTACCTTAGCACATTTTTGTCAGGTAGCTTTGTTAGTAGTTGTTTGCTAGTTAGTAGTGATGGCcagatgaagcctcatgaagccttgAAGCTTTTCATCCAATTGGTTCAAACAAGGTTCATTTTTcgaggcttcatgtgctcacaaaccTCCTGTTGGTCAAAACCTTTACTTTCATTTCAACTATTTGTGACGGCCTCCTGGCTGTCTGCCACAGTGttgttgcagtgttttccaaAGAGTAGACAGTGATTGTGCTTATGAATACTGTAGtgatgactttattcattttttattaagaaGGAATATTTTTGCCACTGTGCTTGGACGCAATTTTGCGGGGATCCATTCCACTTCATATGTGTTCATATATCACACCAACCTGACACCAACACTCCAGACCATTCCCTGAACCAGCGAGGCTTCAGACGTCATCAATGAAGTCACTCGCCCTAGAGAAACAAGCCTCAATACGCGCTTCATAAAAGACTTCCTGGATTTCGACACACACTCTGAAGCCTCGGCACAGTCCCTCCCATCACTACTAGTTAGGTTAGTTTTGTAATTAACCTACAAAATCGAAGCTTATGAAACACTTTACATAACAGTAAATTAATATGCTCAGGTGTCTATAAAGTAACACAAAACCACTGTGTGGCTGCAGCAATAAAAATGAAGCTTACTTACACACCACTGCCATAATATAGTTTGTGCTGGTGTTTTTGATACTTACATATTGCCGTACTTGACTTGACACTGGAGTGTTACACAATTTATGTAACATTTGTTTACCTTTTAGCATGTAGATTTTAAATACTTGCGAAATGCTATTGTTGTATGCTTATATTGTTACCTTTTATATAACCAGATTAGATGTTGACAaatacattgaggaaacctttaaaattaaattatctgactccaacacaaaatcctcacctatttgcGCCGAtcatttgatggggaatgataagcaggagacgtccaagttctcagtttaacttccctttattacaatacgtcaagaaatttgcagtttacagagtctctgggttcaaactacacgtccctgacatgacattaggctggtcagttgaTGAGGTCTGGACCAGTCTACTTTCcctgaacccttttttatatcctCAAAACGTTTACTAAGAATGTAGGTAGATCTCTTCCAGAAGGTGCTGCCTTTCGATcagctgatttgtcagtttaatcAATATGTGGACAcatcatgtcaccaagcagagaagacagtttttttctttctgctcagcacaccatGTACCTaacctgacctgttaacaaagctttcaaaacacaaactcctgtcCTGATATgccttgcagagatattattggagacacagattttgcaatgtccatataaaatataaaacatagaatatatctttttgtgattatagaatcttactctaagtaggacAGAGAAAGGTTAAGCAGatgcagtaaatgtatttagcacatgagcattgtagcagacaacagagacagaatgacagattattctaacataAGCCACTTCTCTTTTTAGTGTTAACCTATCACTATGCATATTACTGTTCCAGTTGTACATAGTGGTACTTAAACTTGTAGTTTGTGTACAAATTTAACCTATTTCTAATTGAATAAGGGAGGAAATAGTTTTGCATTGCtttgtaatacaaaaaagacTGATTAACATTTTGTTACTTTCAGGTCAGCATCATGGGTGAACCACAGCAGGTTAGTGCCCTGCCTCCTCCACCTATGCAGTACATCAAGGAGTACACAGATGAAAACATCCGTAAGGGTCTGGCTCCTAAGCCACCTCCACCCATCAGAGACAGCTACATGATGTTCGGCAACCAATTCCAGTGTGATGACCTCATCATCCGACCACTGGAGAGTCAAGGCATTGAGAGGCTCCATCCTATGCAGTTCGACCACAAACGGGAGCTTAAGAAGCTCAACATGTCCATTCTTGTGAACTTTCTTGACCTGCTGGACATCCTTATCAAAAGCCCTGGCAGTATAAAGCGTGAAGAGAAGCTGGAGGATTTGAAGCTTTTGTTTGTTCATATGCACCATCTGATAAATGAGTACAGGCCACATCAAGCCAGAGAGACGCTAAGGGTGATGATGGAAGTGCAGAAGAGACAGAGGCTTGACACAGCAGAGAGGTtccagaaacatctggagaggGTGGTGGAGATGATCCAGGGGTGTCTTGCCTCCTTACCTGATGACTTACCACAGATGGAGGGTCCAGATGGTGCTGCTGATGGGACAAGGAGTGTGTCTGCTGCAGCTAGTGTTGGTTGTTCATCTGGGCAGGCCCCCAGGCTGAAAACTGAACCAATGGATGTAGAGGAAGCAGGTACCAGCTGTATGGCAGCAGGTCACCAGGACAAGAGTGTACCTACTTCAAAGAGGGACAAAATGTGGGACAAGGATGCTGCCATGTGCAGTATTATTGATGAAATTGCTTAGATTTTCTGTTGAGTAGTATTggttctttcttttctttgtacatctagactgtttgttttttgtttgctgtACTTAGAGTaagtataaaaatgtgttttcactgGGCCTCAAATCCTATCCTCTGGAGTTGAatggtattttatttaaaaaccattatgttgaTATTATTAACAGTTCCTGTGAAGATATCTGAAGaatgtaaatattaaatagGTCATCCGGGGTGCCAACTTCCAGTTTTGTAATAAAAACCAATAAAGACATTTCCAGTTGCAGAAGAAGTGCAGTGCTGTCACAATAGtgtattttaaaacttttcaaaGGGAAACATCAGAGGATATAGCATGCATTTCAGtcaattacatatttttacaaacCTAGTCACACACATTGCACATGGTCTAATTGATTAGGTACATAGTCACTCCTTAGGC of Centropristis striata isolate RG_2023a ecotype Rhode Island chromosome 12, C.striata_1.0, whole genome shotgun sequence contains these proteins:
- the med7 gene encoding mediator of RNA polymerase II transcription subunit 7, which produces MGEPQQVSALPPPPMQYIKEYTDENIRKGLAPKPPPPIRDSYMMFGNQFQCDDLIIRPLESQGIERLHPMQFDHKRELKKLNMSILVNFLDLLDILIKSPGSIKREEKLEDLKLLFVHMHHLINEYRPHQARETLRVMMEVQKRQRLDTAERFQKHLERVVEMIQGCLASLPDDLPQMEGPDGAADGTRSVSAAASVGCSSGQAPRLKTEPMDVEEAGTSCMAAGHQDKSVPTSKRDKMWDKDAAMCSIIDEIA